The following proteins come from a genomic window of Chiroxiphia lanceolata isolate bChiLan1 chromosome 16, bChiLan1.pri, whole genome shotgun sequence:
- the ZC3H7A gene encoding zinc finger CCCH domain-containing protein 7A: MSNVSEERSTRQQDIKKGLQFIESTLPYPGTQEQYELFIRDLVRNLFNEGNDVYREGDWRGSLSHYTEAINIADYANSEEIHVSDDVLEKLHVNRIACFSNMGLHEKVLEDCEIVLRLNENNFRALYRKAKALNELGRYKKAYDAVAKCSLAVPQDESVIKLTQELAQKLGLKIRKAYVRAKPPSSNSVSNDLSTQNSSVEDIELDLSDQKQEMVSAASSSNFVSEVSKVSPVPVPSLSAVMPLQMEKVPLPSAVLANGGNVSFPMPEACLDCGDGDIIIGEELDELLDSVPDPDESVMQTTGARGPIPAGSVAPSVPFSASLLGTLPVSAGFVPSPSLSEIFSQPLASSLENFCSPLSTFSISDPKRDISSSASRDGTPTLSSNNSPLFINGPNSLFGSENYMGLAGQTRNDFSNVFSSTTANIPVSSALGGRNPLEGTHELRQACQLCFVKKGPKLLDYAYHPNLEHKCKKDILIGRIKNSEDKSWKKIRPRPTKTQYVGPYHICKDVAAEEECRYPGHCTFAYCQEEIDVWTLERKGAFSREALFGGSAKISLTVSRLLQEHHGLFMFLCEKCFDHKPRIISKRNKDNSSSCSHPAMHDFEDNKCLVHSLRETMVKYSKIRPFQLRCQLDLCRHEVHYGCLREDKCFYAHSLVELKVWIMQKETGISHDTIVQESKKYWQNMEASAHGSQILGNQMKYGSLNLKMKFVCGQCWRNGQVNEPDRNKKYCSAKARHPWTKDRRVVLVMSNERKKWMTIRPLPAKKQVPLQFDLCNHIASGKKCQYDGNCSFAHSPEEREMWTYMKENSIQDLEQLYDIWLKSQKTEKGDDTVAQANKENGKQIHMPTDYAEVTVDFHCWMCGKNCNSEKQWQGHISSEKHKEKVFHTEDDQNCWQYRFPTGYFSICDRYIAGTCTEGNNCKFAHGNAELREWEERRQVLRMKLSKARKDHLIAPSDNDFGKYSFLFKDLN, from the exons ATGTCCAATGTGTCGGAAGAGAGAAGCACTAGACAACAGGACATTAAGAAAGGACTCCAGTTTATAGA gtcTACTTTGCCCTATCCAGGGACGCAAGAACAATATGAG TTATTTATACGAGACCTCGTTAGAAACCTTTTTAATGAAGGAAATGACGTGTATCGGGAGGGTGACTGGAGGGGATCACTGAGCCATTACACAGAAGCTATAAACATTGCTGATTATGCTAATTCTGAAGAAATCCACGTTTCTGATGATGTTTTAGAGAAGCTGCACGTGAACAGGATAGCGTGCTTTTCAAACATG GGATTGCATGAAAAAGTTCTAGAAGACTGTGAGATAGTATTAAGATTgaatgaaaacaatttcagaGCTCTCTataggaaagcaaaagctttgaATGAGCTGGGAAGGTATAAGAAGGCTTATGATGCTGTAGCAAAATGTTCTCTTGCTGTGCCACAG GATGAAAGTGTGATTAAGCTTACCCAAGAACTAGCTCAAAAACTAGggttaaaaataaggaaagcatATGTAAGAGCAAAG CCACCCTCCTCAAATTCAGTTTCTAATGATTTATCAACTCAG AATTCTTCTGTAGAAGATATTGAGTTAG ATTTATCTGACCAGAAGCAAGAGatggtttctgctgcttcttcatcaAACTTTGTTTCTGAAGTGTCTAAAGTGTCACCAGTTCCTGTACCATCTCTATCTGCTGTTATGCCTCTTCAAATGGAAAAGGTCCCTTTGCCTTCTGCAGTGTTGGCAAATGGAGGGAATGTTTCTTTCCCTATGCCAGAAGCATGTTTAGATTGTGGAGATGGAGATATAATTATTGGGGAAGAACTTGATGAATTACTTGATTCTGTGCCTGATCCAGATGAAAGTGTAATg caaactACAGGAGCCAGAGGACCTATTCCTGCAGGGAGTGTAGCTCCCAGTGttcctttctctgcctctttgcTGGGGACGCTGCCAGTTAGTGCAGGATTTGTTCCTTCACCTTCTCTTTCAGAAATCTTTTCACAGCCTTTGGCTTCTTCACTGGAAAACTTTTGTTCACCTTTAAGCACCTTTTCAATTAGTGACCCAAAAAGAG ACATCTCAAGTTCAGCTTCTAGAGATGGAACACCAACACTTAGCAGCAATAATTCCCCATTGTTT ATAAATGGTCCTAATAGTTTGTTTGGGTCCGAAAATTACATGGGACTTGCAGGCCAAACTAGAAATgacttttcaaatgttttcagcaGTACAACTGCTAATATACCTGTATCTTCAGCACTTGGGGGAAGAAACCCATTGGAAGGCACACATGAGCTAAGACAGGCCTGCCAGTTATGTTTTGTCAAAAAAG GTCCTAAATTATTGGATTACGCTTACCATCCCAATTTAGAACATAAATGTAAGAAGGATATTTTAATTGGCAGAATAAAAAACTCGGAAGAtaaatcatggaaaaaaatacgTCCAAGACCAACAAAGACACAGTATGTGGGACCATATCATATATGTAAAG ATGTTGCTGCTGAAGAGGAGTGCAGGTATCCAGGGCACTGCACGTTTGCCTATTGCCAGGAGGAGATCGACGTGTGGACGCTGGAGCGCAAAGGAGCCTTCAGCAGAGAGGCTCTTTTTGGGGGAAGTGCAAAGATCAGCCTGACTGTGTCCCGCCTTCTTCAGGAACATCACGGattatttatgtttctttgtGAG aaatgttttgatCACAAACCCAGAATAATAAGCAAAAGGAACAAGGATAACTCATCTTCTTGTTCTCACCCTGCTATGCATGACTTTGAAGATAACAA GTGCCTTGTCCACAGTTTGCGAGAAACCATGGTGAAATATTCCAAAATCCGCCCTTTCCAGCTCCGATGTCAGCTTGACCTGTGCAGGCACGAGGTGCATTATGGCTGCTTGCGAGAGGATAAATGCTTTTATGCTCACAGTCTGGTGGAGCTTAAAGTCTGGATAATGCAAAAGGAAACAG GTATTTCACATGATACTATTGTTCAGGAATCAAAGAAATACTGGCAGAACATGGAAGCTAGTGCACATGGATCAcag ATTCTTGGGAACCAAATGAAATATGGATCACTTAATTTGAAGATGAAGTTTGTTTGTGGTCAGTGCTGGAGAAATGGTCAAGTTAATGAGccagacagaaacaaaaaatattgtaGTGCAAAGGCCAGACACCC GTGGACCAAAGATCGCCGTGTGGTGCTCGTAATGTCTAATGAACGGAAGAAGTGGATGACCATCCGTCCTCTTCCTGCAAAGAAACAAGTGCCTCTGCAATTTGAT TTGTGCAATCATATTGCTTCAGGCAAGAAATGTCAGTATGATGGAAACTGCTCATTTGCTCACAGTCCTGAGGAGAGAGAGATGTGGACCTATATGAAGGAGAACAGCA TTCAAGACTTGGAGCAGTTGTATGACATATGGCTAAAAAgtcaaaaaacagaaaaaggagatgaTACAGTTGCTCaggcaaacaaagaaaatgggAAGCAAATTCACATGCCAACTGACTATGCTGAAGTCACA GTGGATTTTCATTGTTGGATGTGTGGGAAGAACTGTAATAGTGAGAAGCAATGGCAGGGtcacatttcttctgaaaagcataAAGAGAAGGTTTTCCACACTGAGGATGATCAAAACTGCTGGCAGTATCGCTTTCCAACTGGATATTTTAGCATTTGTGATAG ATATATCGCTGGTACTTGCACTGAAGGAAACAACTGTAAATTTGCCCATGGAAATGCTGAACTCCGTGAGTGGGAAGAACGAAGACAAGTTTTAAGAATGAAGCTcagcaaagcaagaaaagacCACTTGATTGCTCCCAGTGATAATGATTTTGGAAAATAtagttttttgtttaaagatttAAACTAA